The following coding sequences are from one Nicotiana tomentosiformis chromosome 3, ASM39032v3, whole genome shotgun sequence window:
- the LOC138908489 gene encoding uncharacterized protein has product MLQQAGLKNARKPSIKSKSIYPNCPCWSHQNQEPLLLYLSVMDEAFGYVLGQHDKTGKKEQAIYYLSKKFTPYEARYSLLEYTYCALTWTTQKLRHYFCAYTTYLISRMDPLKYIFQKPMPTGRFAKWKILLIEFVIVYVTQKAVKWQALADNSAENHVDGEYELLKMYFPDEEASFVGEDITEAYDGWMIFFDGATNVKGMGIRAILVSETGQHYPVSAKLRFLCTNNMAEYEACILGLRLAIDMNVQELLVIEDSDLLVHQVLGEWATKNTKILPYLHCIQELIKRFTKIEFKHVPRIQNEFILVAIDYFRKWVEVASYKAVTKKDVADFVRDHIVCRFGVPESIITDNATNLNSDLMKDMCEIFKIKHQNSTTYMPQMNGAVETANKNIKKILRKMIDNYK; this is encoded by the exons atgctgcaacaagctggactgaagaatgccagaaagccttcgataAAATCAAAGAGTATTTATCCAAACTGCCCgtgttggtcccaccagaaccaggaACCTCTACTGCTTTATCTGTCTGTGATGGATGAGGCCTTTGGTTATGTTCTAGGACAACATGATAAAACTGGAAAGAAggagcaggcgatatattatctAAGCAAAAAGTTCACGCCTTATGAAGCTCGGTATTCTTTATTAGAATACACCTACTGTGCTCTCACATGGACAacccagaagttgagacattatttctgtgcatacactacatatctcatatcaaggatggatccgctaaaatatatctttcagaaacccatgcctacgggtaggTTTGCAAAGTGGAAGATATTACTAATTGAGTTCGTCatcgtctatgtaactcagaaggcagtcaaatGGCAAGCATTGGCAGATAACTCGGCAGAAAATCACGTAGATGGAGAATACGAACtattgaaaatgtattttcccgatgaggagGCATCGTTTGTCGGAGAAGATATTACCGAGGCATACGATGGTTGGATGATATTCTTCGATGGAGCAACAAACGTCAAAGGAATGGGTATCAGAGCAatcttagtatcagaaaccggtCAGCACTATCCGGTATCTGCAAAGCTCAGGTTTctgtgcaccaacaatatggcagaatatgaggcctgcatccTGGGACTAAGGTTGGCCATTGATATGAACGTTCAAGAGTTGCTGGTAATCGAAGATTCAGATCTATTGGTGCACCaagttctaggagaatgggctacgaagaacaccaaaatattgccatacttgcACTGTATACAAGAGCTAATCAAGAGATttacaaagatagagttcaagcatgttccaaggattcagaatga gttcattctagtggctatagactacttcagaaaatgggttgaagtcgcatcctataaggctgtaactaagaaggacgtagcagattttgttcgggaccacatcgtttgtcgatttggagtacctgagtcaatcattaccgACAATGCCACCAATCTCAATAGTGACTTGATGAAAGACATGTGTGaaatattcaagatcaagcatcagaACTCTACAACATAcatgccacaaatgaatggagccgtagaaaccgccaacaagaacatcaagaagatattgaggaaaatgatAGACAATTACAAATAG
- the LOC138908490 gene encoding uncharacterized protein — MADELKKLTGRVQSVEGGKGVEGLNYEDLCIQSDVELSEGYKPPKFKMFDGTGDPKVHLRTYCDKLVGVGKNEQIRMKLFMRSLIGKSALSWYISQNPKKWVSWVNMASDFMDRSRFNTENAPDIFYIQNLKKQPTETFREYATHWKSEAAEVRPAFEEEQINKFFVRAQYPQYYERLMLIENHKFSNIIKLGERIEEGIKSRMVTNFEAL; from the coding sequence ATGGCAGatgaactcaagaagctcacaggaagagtccagagtgttgaaggtgggaaaggcgttgaaggtctaaactatgaGGACCTGTGTATTCAGTCGGATGTGGAACtgtcggagggttacaaacctcccaagttcaaaatgttcgatggtactggtgatccgaaggtgcatctgAGAACATACTGTGACAAGCTCGtaggagtgggtaagaatgaacaaatccgcatgaaatTATTCATGCGAAGCCTTATAGGAAAAAGCgctttgtcttggtatatcagtcaaaacccaaagaagtgggttagttgggtaaatatggcatcagatttcatggataggTCCAGGTTTAACACGGAAAATGCGCcggacattttctacattcagaacCTCAAGAAACAGCCAACAGAAACctttcgcgagtatgctactcattGGAAATCAGAGGCCGCAGAAGTAAGGCCAGCatttgaagaagaacaaataaacaagttctttgttagggCTCAATATCCGCAATATTACGAAAGGTTGATGCTTATCGAAAATCATAAGTTCTCCaacatcatcaagttaggagaaagaattgaagaaggaatcaagagcagGATGGTAACTAATTTCGAGGCGCTATAA